ACCCTGGGCGGGATgagcggcggcgggcggcgggagcgcgggCGCGCGCGCTCGCGGCAGTGCGGTAGCGGCGATGGAGCGCGGGGCGCGGGCGCTGCTGGCGGCCGGTgagcgccggggccggggggagccccgggacccccgggccGGCCCCAGCACCGCTCTGCTCTCTtgcagcctggaggagcctgTGGGAGCGCGGGCCCTGCCATGGCGGCAGCGCGGCACGGGCCGCCCGGTGCGGAGGGGACGGGAAGGGTCTGGCCGGCGGCGGGGACGGGAGGTAGGTGGGGAATGCCCggctgggggctggagcagccctgcgGGAACGGGAGCACGGGAATCGatgctgggatgggatgtgcTCCCGTGATGGAGGGTGTCCCGTCCCCGTCTAAGCACGGACACCACTCTGGGAGACAGGGCTGGCCTGGGAGCCCGGAGAGCAGGGATCTGCCAGGGAAAGCTCAGTGGTTTTCCAAGAATGTGAGTTCAGCTTCCCGGGAATCCGGACTGACAGGGCAGAGACGTATCCTTGCGACAGCAGGGAAAGGTAGCGCAGTGTCACATCCCTGGGAAGGCACTGTCACATCCCTGTGACAGCAGGGTAAGGCAGGGTCACATCCCTGGGAAAGCAGAACCATATCCctgtgacagcagggaaaggcaatGCAGGGCACCTCCCTAGGAAGTCAGTGTCACACATCCCAGGAAAGGCAGTGTTACATCCCTTGGAAGGCAGAGCCACGTCCCTGTGACAGCAGGCTAAGGCAGTGCAATGTCACATCCCTGGGAAAGCAATGTCATATCCCTGCAAAGGAACTGTCACATCCcaaggaaggcagagctgacCACCCTGGGGCCTGGAAACTTCCAGCTCTGTCCTTGCTCCTTGGGCTTGCCAAGCTCTCCTGGCTCTCCCCATGCCTGCTCTGGACTGTGCACAATGccttgctccagcagcactAATTTTCTGGGAGAAGCTGTTCCCTGCTGATAATGACTGTTCCTGAACTGCTAATGACTGTTCCCAGATGATAatggctgttcccagcccagctgggcagagggctgTGATTCCTTTGGACAACGATACACGGAGCCCAAGGGGGGAACAGGGACATGACAGTGTCtgtgctcacctgggcagggtgaCACATCACCCTGAGAGAAACTTGTTGAtctcagcacacagcagggtCTCCTGGATCCCAGAGGGGTGTAAATCAACACTGAGACTGGTGATTCCCAGTGGGTCCAGCCTTGTGTCCATCCCTatccaaaaaacccctcacagGAATACTGGTGATTTGGTATTTTAGATCCACATAAGGAATTGCTGAGGGATGTGTCTGCTCTAGGGTTTGGGTCTAACAGCCAGGCTTTCTCCTAGTAAAGCCCAAGCACAATCCTGCCCAGAGAAGAGCTTTCTGtggaattttggggtgattttctCCCCCCGAGCCAAAGTCACTGTCAGTtctctcagtgctgtgcttcTCCCTGTGCCGAGCAGGATCCAAGGCTCCAGGCCCTTCTGTGTGAGCGCAGCTGCCAGAGCCATTTTGGGCAGGTGGGGAGGTGacaaggggaaggagaagctcACCTTGAAGGACGTGGCCGAGCTGCTCCGGAAGAAGGAATGTCGGCGCGTGGTAGTGATGGCCGGCGCCGGGATCAGCACGCCCAGTGGCATCCCGGACTTCAGGTGATGCCTCTGTGTCCTTGGAGGGCTGATGTCTTGTTCATGGAAAGGGTGATTAAACATTGgatggggctgcccagggaggtgctggagtcaccatccctggaggtgtctgGACGTGGCACGCATGTGGACATGGCACTCATGTGGACGTGGCAATTGTGCTCTTGTTGACAAGGTGATGATGCATCACAGGCTGGACAGGCTGATgctcttggaggtctcttccagcctcatTGATCCTGGGATTCTGTCTCCAGCCCAGgtcccactgcagcccctctcAGCTGCCCCCTATCCCTCCAGGTCCCCTGGGAGCGGCCTGTACAGCAACCTGGAGCAGTATGACATCCCCTACCCCGAGGCCATCTTTGAGCTGGGGTATTTCTTCGTCAACCCCAAGCCCTTCTTCACCCTGGCCAAGGAGCTCTATCCCGGCAACTACCGCCCCAATTCCGCCCACTATTTCCTCCGGCTGCTACACGACAAGGGGCTGCTCCTGCGCCTCTACACCCAGAACATCGACGGGCTGGAGAGAGGTGAGCTCCCTcttcccatctccagcagcagcaccaggagctgaggGGAGAAGCAGGATTGGGGAGATGCACACAGGGAGGCTCAGTCCTTTCCCACACACTGTATTCCAGTGGCTGGGATCCCTCCTGACAGGCTGGTGGAAGCCCATGGCACCTTTGCCACTGCCACCTGTACGGTGTGTCAGAGGAACTTCCCCGGAGAGGACTTCAGGGTGAGTGGGCCCAGCCGGGCATCAACACAATTAATTATTACAGCAATGCCAGGTCCAAACCTGTTCTTTTGCCCTCAGGGACAAGAGGTTTATGGAGGGGACCAGGTTTGGGGTTGGGTGTCGCTCTGAGGACACGTGGTGGTTCTGAACCCCTGTGACAGGCAGGCTTGGGGCCTCTCCTTTCAGGGGGTCAGGGTCCCTGTGACAGGCAGTTTTGGGGTCTCTCCCTTCAGGGAGATGTCATGGGGGACAGGATCCCTCGCTGCCCTGTGTGCACCGGAGTTGTCAAGCCTGACATCGTGTTCTTTGGCGAGCAGCTCCCACAGCGCTTCCTCCTGCACCTCACAGACTTCCCCATGGCAGACCTGCTCTTCGTCATCGGGACATCCCTGGAGGTCTGGCAGTAAGGGAAacccctgggaaaaaaaactcacATGGAAAACAGGGCCTGAAGGGACTCCAGATGGGAGGGAGGGCTTAGAGAAGGCGAGAAAATGGGTTAGGGAGGTGAGATTTGAGGTGGAGGGTAAGAAATAGGGTAGAGGTGCTCTGAGAGACCCTCTGGAAAGCAGGTGACCTGGAGAGCTGAGGAAAGGCCACCAGGTAACTGGTGACACTGTGACCTGTTCAGAGCCGGGGTGGCTGAGCGGTTCCAAGCCCAGAGTGCCGGGAACTGGTGCCCCTGTCTGGGtgactgtccctgtgccccctgggTTCCCCCTCAGGTGGAGCCCTTTGCCAGCCTGGCCGGGGCCGTGTGCAGCTCCGTGCCGCGGGTGCTCATCAACCGGGAGCTGGTGGGCCCCTTCGCCTGGCAGCAGCGCCACAACGACGTGGCCCAGCTCGGGGACGTGGTCGGCGGCGTCGAGAagctggtggagctgctgggctggaacGAGGAGATGCAAACGCTGAtccagaaggagaaagagaaggtgGGAAGAGGCTCAgacccccccagctcccccctcaatccctgcatttcctgtgctgcagtTATGCATGGGAGTGGGTTTGTGCTTGCTGGGGTCACATTgcacagaaaactgcaaaaaaagcCCCATTCCAGCCCAAACCTGAGTGCTGTTTCACAATCAGtagccagagcagagcactgtgGGCTGAATGTGTCTGTGGGAAGACATGGATCTGCCAGTCACAGATAGGAATATGGAAAAGGACAGGATTTGGGCTGAAAGCAGTGACCCTCTTGCGGACTAAGAAGCTTCCAGTTACATCACCTGGTGTGTGATTTGTTCTCAGACAAACCCTGGAGCTGTAGCTGGAAGTGGAGATGCCAGGGGGTGGGAGTAACCAGACAGGAAATGCCCttggccagcagtgctgggctgtgaggcagcagagcctcaACACAGAACTGGGATGTTCCACAGGGAGCACTTCCCTCAGCTGTGAGGGGCTGGAAACTCTCACCTCTACAGTCCCTTCATGGCTGTGCTTCCACTTCCAGAGGTTCCTCTGGAGCAATAAGCTgtaggagagagggaagggaggctCCAGTTGTCCTGAGACCCAACCAGTGCTGTTGTGGCCAGACAGGGAGTGgggtccctgctcctgctccacttGGCAGAGATGAATCCTTAAAtcaacttttttcccccaccattCTCACATCTGTAACCTTCTGGGATCTTCAGGAATGAGAAATTGCAGGGGAACAAGTTCATAATTACTCGGAGCTCAGTGCTGATGTTAATTACTACATTCCTTTAGACCactgggaggtttttttccacatttgaCATCAAACATAGCTGGTATTTTTTAGGCATACATTGTCCAGACACGACTTCATAAAATCTGGCTTCAAGATTCCAGTTGTAACATCCAGGTTGTTCTTACTTCCCTCAGATTTTGCAGCAGGAATGAGTAGGAATTCTTAGCCTTTTTGCcagatttttgatttttcaataCCAACATTTTGGGGACCAGCCAGCCCTTGGCTTGatgcttgtgctgctctgaatCCCTGAGGGATAATGCTGCTAATGCTGATGCAACAGTGATGGAGGAAAACCAGttgcttggagcaacctggactggtggaaagtgtccctgtccacagccaggagtgggactggatgagctttaaggtcccgtccaagccaaaccatcctgggattccaggattctgtgggGATGGTGCTGGAATGTTGGATGCTCTCTGGCAAGCACTGTGGTCTCTGTTTCCAGCTGGATGCCAAGGACAAGTAGGAGGGTGCTTCTGTCACCCCTCAGCACATCACTTGAGGACGTCCTGCCATGAGTGTCACCAGCAAGTGTCTGAGGGCCTGGGGACTCGTGCCAGCACATCCAACAAGCTCTGGGGCTGTAGTTGGCTGTTTGGATCTCCCTCCTTCCAAGCCGTCCATGCCACAGCCCCTCAGAGGCACTGGTTccatggagcaggagctggaatgcCATGAAGGTCAGGCCAGGACAGCCTGGAGAGTGTTTTCCAACTCCCACTGGGCTGAGCATCCAGTTCCTGTcacagctcctccccagctACTGTTCCCTTGGCTGTgatcctcagctgctgcaggctgtgtttAGTCTTCCATAAAATCTCTGCTAATCAGGGGAcaagccagggctgggggggctgccccccattcccattccagctcAAGCTGCTGGGGAATTTTTGAATCACTGGAGtgttaattatttaataataaagagACAATTTGTTTCTGGATGTCACCTGAGGGGTTTTCTGTAAAGTCACATCTGTCCCCACCACTGTTTCTTTCACCAGCTTTTTGGTACCTTTTTCCCCTCACACAAGTGCCTTTCCTTGTTGTAGATGCCATCCTGGGGGGTGGCAGTgtcacagggctgcagccacgtcctgctctgtcccacacCTGCCATAACACAATGCAGAGCCTTGTGGCACATCCACACTGGAAATGGTGGGGACTTAGTTTTTAACCAtcccctgctgcctccaaaacagttccatgattctatgaacaCCTCCTCCCAAAACACCCAGTGCcaagctcagcccctgctccagggcattCCAGGCCAGGCTTGGCAGCTGTTCTTAGGGATTTAAGCACTCTGGAAAATTGAAACAATATCAGAAGCAGCTGCattaaaaacaccaaaccccccttttctttttgcacaTAAAGCTTGGGAAAGCTTCAACAGCTGGGAAGGAATCAGGGtctgtgcctgcacacagaagggctggggaggggggattgctagttaaaaaaaaaaaaaaggagaaatatgtAATTGGCCTGAAAGCTAcattgtgacacagcagggctgtccccagcccagcagcctggaatGGTGCTTGGGGGTCAGTCAGGAACAAAACAGAATCATAcaggttgggaaagacctccaaaatcatcgagtccaacctgtgactgatccctaccttgtcaccagcccaaaGCACTGAGTGCTATGTCCAGGccttccctggacacctccagggacagggaccccaccacctccctgggcaggcttttccatgaggaaattcttACTGTTGTTCAACCTGAACCACCGGTGGCAAAGCCTGAGGCCgtttcctcttgtcccattccttgctccctgggagctgcactctcctgtcagggagttgtggagaggcagaaggtcccccctgagcctccatttttcccagctgagccctctcagctccttgtgctccagaccgttccccagctccattccctctcTTAGACATCAGCCCCTCAATATCCTCCTTGCCatgaggggcccagagctggacacagcactcgaggttTTCCTCAAAAAACTCCAGTTTCCTCAGCAGTGGAAACTGGAAAACCAAGCAAGGCACCTGTCCAGCTCTTCACCTACTAGACCATGCTCAGAAACATCCCAGCTCCTAAGGAAACATGGACAGAGCACCTGGGATACTCTGCCACAGGGATTTCCTTGCTGGGAGGAATCAGTGCCACACTCCCACGTGTCAGGTCGGCTTTATTCTAATATCACTTGTGCATTCCTACTTGTGACAGGAGGTTTGGGAATTCGGTTACATGAgacaaatgagaaaattttctttccaaagaaaacaggattaaaaataaagagaaatctaCACCAGGCCCgacagcagcccctgggggacACAGCGACCTGGGGACAGCAAGGATGAGCCAAGGACAGAGCACGGATATTGGCCTTTTGTCTGGAAAGCAGGAGGTGGGGAGAGGCAAATGCCCAAACCCAGCTGGgtggtgacagggacagtgcccagtgccagggaagggaCATCAGAGCGTTCCCGGCAGCTGCCTGCGCGCTCTCTCCTGCGGCCAGTGCAATGCTGGAAGCTTCCAAGGCCTCAccggctctgctctgctcacccaCACATTCTGGGTGTGCAGACATGGATACAGCCACCTGCACCATGCCCTGCAGATCCCACTCCTACTGGAGGCCCACACCCCTCTCTGGCAGCCCTGCATCCCATGGCAttcctggggagcagcccccACTCTGAGGCcgggcacacacacagccacaggaggcTCCACGGATCACAGAACCCTGATGAAGTGGCAGGAAGAGCCTCCCCCTGACCCTTCTTCCCAAACAGCACATATTTAGAAACCAAAAATCCTACTGGAGAGTCCTGGAAGCAATTTGGAGTGTGAAATCCTCAAGGCTGCTGACAGGAGAGACCGAGGTGGAGCCAGGTCACGGAGACCTCTGGAAGGAGAGGTGGCtatggagctgggaaggaggcaggTGTTCCATGTGGTGGGCTGTGAGAGGTCCAGGCTGGACCCAGATCCCACAGGGAGAGTCCTGGCacagtgccagcccctgggagcagcaccagttccgagggagagcagctggagctggctcagTCCAGCCCCAGGTCCGAGTCGGAGGACGAGCGCTCATCGGCGATGTTGTGGATGGCGTTCTCCATGGGCGCCAGGTTGCCACTCGGAGTGATGCCCATGGGCTGTATCAccttctccctgcagccaggaggagaggggaaaggtaaggcagagctgcagcacagcatgaaaacaaaccaggaaTACAGCAGGAAGGTGGGGCTTGTGGAAATGGCCTGGAACACCCCTGGCACCACTAAAGATCCCTTCTGAGAagtggggacagtgccagcccTAAAACTTCCAGCATGGCGAAGCAATGGCCAGGAAGCACAATCCTATTCCCTGGAATTGGCTCCTTTCCAGAGTCCTGTCCTGTGTGGTtcaggattcccagaggaaaacacaCTGGTGTCCATGTTCCTTTCCCTCCAACGTAGGATGGACTTACTTCCCTCCTACACTTGAAAGCCTGAAGTCAGCTGGGCTCCTGTGGGTCAGAGATAACTTGGAGAAAGCACTCCAACAGGGAAAGaggctggtggcactggctgccaTCTGTCCCCAAAATGCTGCTTCCCCCTAAGCTGCATTGCCAGGACAGAGGCTGCTGTCCTCCCAAGCACCTGGACAAACCTAGAGAGCGGCAGGTGCTTGGGAACAGCACAGGTACAGCAAGGAATTCCACAGTGTCCCATCATGCCAaagctggagaagctggcagtGCTTCCCCTTGCATGTCATGGAGCCATGCTGAGGGAAGAGTTTCCCCACATATCCCCTGTCATTCCCTCCAGGCCTTGGGAACACAGCCAAAGGAAGGTTTGTGACAGATGTACCCCCTGACACATACATGTTCCAGTACCTGGACAACTTGTCAAACATGTTGACCAATTTCATGGCTTCatgctccttctgctcctctgtcATCCCTTCCATGGGGTTGGGCAGCTTCTCCTCCACGCGTCCCGTCACAGGGTTGATGCTGCACAGAGAGCAGTGAGGCCAGGGttcaggagggacagcaggtgACAAAGGGCTGTTTAGAATCCTTCTGAGCCTCATGGAGCAGAGGAATGGCATAGCAGGACTGGCTGTCACCGCTGCTCGTGCCCTGAGCCCCAAGTGCCATCACAGTGCTATGAGGGATTCTGATCTACATCCCCACAAACACCTTCCTTTTCTCTAACATCCCCTCCTGCCAATGCCAGTGCCACTGGAAATGAGGTACATGAGGCCAGGTGAcatttcctccctctcctcaaGGCAGGAGACAAAAGCTAATGGAGAAAATCCCAACAAACCAAATCTGCAGGGACATTAAACAGGTGCGTGGGAGATGCATGGGTGGGCACAGGCCTGGATCCCCCACCCTCAAGATACTACccactgcagaggaaaaggagaacaaaaaaaaagagagggaagggaaaaagaaagagagggaagggaaaacgAGGAACCAAAAACCAGCTGTGTGTAGCAACACTGAGCTCTGGAGAGGCGTAGGAAAAATGGTCACTTTCACCCTGCTGCACGTGGAAGAGCAGAACAGGGAGATGGCAGGAGGTGCATGAGGAGGGA
This sequence is a window from Serinus canaria isolate serCan28SL12 chromosome 5, serCan2020, whole genome shotgun sequence. Protein-coding genes within it:
- the SIRT3 gene encoding NAD-dependent protein deacetylase sirtuin-3, mitochondrial isoform X2, with product MSGGGRRERGRARSRQCGSGDGARGAGAAGGRIQGSRPFCVSAAARAILGRWGGDKGKEKLTLKDVAELLRKKECRRVVVMAGAGISTPSGIPDFRSPGSGLYSNLEQYDIPYPEAIFELGYFFVNPKPFFTLAKELYPGNYRPNSAHYFLRLLHDKGLLLRLYTQNIDGLERVAGIPPDRLVEAHGTFATATCTVCQRNFPGEDFRGDVMGDRIPRCPVCTGVVKPDIVFFGEQLPQRFLLHLTDFPMADLLFVIGTSLEVEPFASLAGAVCSSVPRVLINRELVGPFAWQQRHNDVAQLGDVVGGVEKLVELLGWNEEMQTLIQKEKEKLDAKDK
- the SIRT3 gene encoding NAD-dependent protein deacetylase sirtuin-3, mitochondrial isoform X4 codes for the protein MERGARALLAAAWRSLWERGPCHGGSAARAARCGGDGKGLAGGGDGRIQGSRPFCVSAAARAILGRWGGDKGKEKLTLKDVAELLRKKECRRVVVMAGAGISTPSGIPDFRSPGSGLYSNLEQYDIPYPEAIFELGYFFVNPKPFFTLAKELYPGNYRPNSAHYFLRLLHDKGLLLRLYTQNIDGLERVAGIPPDRLVEAHGTFATATCTVCQRNFPGEDFRGDVMGDRIPRCPVCTGVVKPDIVFFGEQLPQRFLLHLTDFPMADLLFVIGTSLEVWQ
- the SIRT3 gene encoding NAD-dependent protein deacetylase sirtuin-3, mitochondrial isoform X1, producing the protein MAGAGISTPSGIPDFRSPGSGLYSNLEQYDIPYPEAIFELGYFFVNPKPFFTLAKELYPGNYRPNSAHYFLRLLHDKGLLLRLYTQNIDGLERVAGIPPDRLVEAHGTFATATCTVCQRNFPGEDFRGDVMGDRIPRCPVCTGVVKPDIVFFGEQLPQRFLLHLTDFPMADLLFVIGTSLEVWQWSPLPAWPGPCAAPCRGCSSTGSWWAPSPGSSATTTWPSSGTWSAASRSWWSCWAGTRRCKR
- the SIRT3 gene encoding NAD-dependent protein deacetylase sirtuin-3, mitochondrial isoform X5, which gives rise to MAGAGISTPSGIPDFRSPGSGLYSNLEQYDIPYPEAIFELGYFFVNPKPFFTLAKELYPGNYRPNSAHYFLRLLHDKGLLLRLYTQNIDGLERVAGIPPDRLVEAHGTFATATCTVCQRNFPGEDFRGDVMGDRIPRCPVCTGVVKPDIVFFGEQLPQRFLLHLTDFPMADLLFVIGTSLEVEPFASLAGAVCSSVPRVLINRELVGPFAWQQRHNDVAQLGDVVGGVEKLVELLGWNEEMQTLIQKEKEKLDAKDK
- the SIRT3 gene encoding NAD-dependent protein deacetylase sirtuin-3, mitochondrial isoform X3 — its product is MAGAGISTPSGIPDFRSPGSGLYSNLEQYDIPYPEAIFELGYFFVNPKPFFTLAKELYPGNYRPNSAHYFLRLLHDKGLLLRLYTQNIDGLERVAGIPPDRLVEAHGTFATATCTVCQRNFPGEDFRVEPFASLAGAVCSSVPRVLINRELVGPFAWQQRHNDVAQLGDVVGGVEKLVELLGWNEEMQTLIQKEKEKLDAKDK